A region from the Lolium perenne isolate Kyuss_39 chromosome 4, Kyuss_2.0, whole genome shotgun sequence genome encodes:
- the LOC127294750 gene encoding phosphatidylinositol 4-phosphate 5-kinase 4: MTGGKMNQIPAPASRLWEAGIRKLNTTMAIRRGSSVFPATGPAVIDGDPAIALSVVASSNTIYGYDVVENDADSAATEENDEDEDDEDEEDEDEEEDDESAVSVTHSEQLLPSGDFYQGGVSEDLPHGSGKFLWTDGSMYEGSWRRGRASGRGKFSWPSGATYEGDLAGGYMHGHGTYIGEFGDTFAGHWANNFRHGRGTQAYANGDVYDGHWRDGRQDGHGRYIWRYGHEYIGTWKAGEMHGCGTVIWADGDRYDGAWEDAKPKGQGTFRWADGSMYIGVWWQEQESGETNAKSGVYYPPSGGPAVPMPPREPREAITKLLEELEVTEGKVASLLPSQKIVTWPGVEAVLKKPVWRPPEPEQIQGRRSSVHRMSSVSDMDNIPEAEEAPAPAQTQSGQFLAGGSEDAQARAASVERAWLRATSCMRAPPKPAKKQGETISKGHKNYELMLNLQLGIRHAVGRHSAPNTLDLKSRAFDPNEKVWTRFPPEGSKHTPPHQSCDFRWKDYCPLVFRTLRKLFDVDPADYMISICGDDALRELSSPGKSGSFFYLTNDDKYMIKTMKKAEVKVLLRMLPAYYKHVRNYEHTLVTKFFGLHCVKITGGIQKKVRFVIMGNLFCSHYAIHRRFDLKGSSQGRMTDKPLDQIDEHTTLKDLDLNFIFRLGGTWFQDFCRQVDKDCELLEQERIMDYSLLVGIHFKDRHCTNADNGAAEDSEQNRKLPLKLGIAMQSRVENVVRNPESESPLIGDPTGEFREVVLFFGIIDILQDYDISKKLEHAYKSQLYDPNSISAVDPKQYCKRFRDFIYRAFTEDV, from the exons ATGACGGGGGGCAAGATGAACCAGATCCCGGCTCCGGCCAGCCGGCTGTGGGAGGCGGGGATCCGCAAGCTCAACACCACCATGGCCATCCGCCGAGGTAGCTCCGTATTTCCAGCCACCGGACCCGCCGTGATCGACGGCGACCCAGCCATCGCCCTCTCCGTGGTTGCCTCTTCCAACACCATCTACGGCTATGACGTTGTCGAAAACGACGCCGACAGCGCTGCCACCGAGGAGAATGacgaagacgaggacgacgaggatgaggaggacgaggacgaggaggaagacgacgagtcAGCGGTCTCGGTCACCCACTCGGAGCAGCTGCTCCCCAGCGGCGACTTCTACCAGGGTGGCGTCAGCGAGGACCTCCCGCACGGCTCCGGCAAGTTTTTGTGGACCGACGGCAGCATGTACGAGGGCTCGTGGCGCCGGGGGCGCGCGTCCGGGCGTGGCAAGTTCTCCTGGCCCTCCGGCGCAACCTACGAGGGCGACCTCGCCGGCGGCTACATGCACGGACACGGCACCTACATCGGCGAGTTCGGGGACACGTTCGCGGGACACTGGGCCAACAACTTCCGGCACGGCCGCGGCACGCAGGCGTACGCCAACGGCGACGTCTACGACGGACACTGGCGCGACGGGCGGCAGGACGGGCACGGCCGCTATATTTGGCGGTACGGGCACGAGTACATCGGCACGTGGAAGGCCGGCGAGATGCACGGCTGCGGCACCGTGATATGGGCGGACGGCGACCGGTACGACGGCGCGTGGGAGGACGCCAAGCCAAAGGGCCAGGGCACGTTCCGGTGGGCTGACGGCAGCATGTACATCGGGGTCTGGTGGCAGGAGCAGGAGTCTGGCGAGACCAACGCCAAGAGCGGCGTCTACTACCCTCCTTCCGGTGGGCCGGCCGTGCCCATGCCGCCGCGGGAGCCCAGGGAGGCGATCACCAAACTGCTGGAGGAGCTGGAGGTGACGGAGGGGAAGGTGGCGTCGCTGCTGCCGTCGCAGAAGATAGTCACGTGGCCCGGGGTAGAGGCCGTGCTCAAGAAGCCGGTGTGGCGGCCGCCGGAGCCCGAGCAAATCCAAGGGAGGAGGTCCAGCGTGCACAGGATGAGCAGTGTGTCGGACATGGACAACATTCCCGAAGCGGAGGAGGCCCCGGCCCCGGCCCAGACGCAGTCCGGCCAGTTCCTGGCCGGCGGCAGCGAGGATGCGCAGGCCAGGGCGGCGTCAGTGGAGAGGGCGTGGCTGCGAGCGACGTCGTGCATGCGCGCCCCGCCGAAGCCGGCGAAGAAGCAGGGGGAGACCATATCCAAGGGGCACAAGAACTACGAGCTCATGCTCAACCTCCAGCTTGGCATCAG GCATGCTGTGGGGAGGCATTCTGCGCCAAACACGCTGGATCTGAAATCAAGGGCGTTTGATCCCAATGAGAAGGTGTGGACGAGGTTTCCTCCTGAAGGATCAAAGCACACACCGCCTCACCAATCCTGCGATTTCCGGTGGAAGGACTACTGCCCCTTGGTCTTCAG GACATTGCGCAAGCTCTTCGACGTTGACCCAGCAGACTACATGATCTCCATTTGCGGCGATGATGCGCTCCGGGAGCTATCATCGCCTGGCAAAAGTGGAAGCTTCTTCTACCTCACCAACGATGACAAGTACATGATCAAGACAATGAAGAAAGCAGAAGTTAAG GTGCTTCTTAGGATGCTTCCAGCCTATTATAAACATGTACGCAATTACGAACATACTCTAGTGACCAAGTTCTTTGGCCTGCACTGTGTTAAAATCACAGGAGGTATTCAGAAAAAG GTTCGGTTTGTCATAATGGGGAACCTCTTCTGCTCTCACTATGCGATTCATCGGCGTTTTGATTTGAAAGGATCTTCGCAAGGTCGCATGACCGACAAACCCCTTGATCAAATTGATGAGCACACCACTCTGAAGGATCTTGATCTCAATTTTATTTTCCGGTTAGGAGGAACTTGGTTCCAGGACTTCTGCAG GCAAGTGGACAAAGATTGCGAGTTGCTAGAGCAGGAGAGGATCATGGATTATAGTCTTTTAGTCGGCATTCACTTCAAAGATCGAC attgtactaatgctgacaACGGTGCTGCTGAAGATTCTGAACAAAATAG GAAATTACCACTGAAACTGGGGATCGCCATGCAGTCGAGGGTGGAGAACGTTGTGCGGAACCCCGAGAGCGAGTCGCCTCTCATCGGCGATCCCACCGGAGAATTTCGGGAGGTGGTCCTCTTCTTCGGCAtcattgacatcctgcaggactaCGACATCAGCAAGAAGCTGGAGCACGCCTACAAGTCCCAACTCTATGACCCCAACTCTATATCTGCCGTCGACCCCAAGCAGTACTGCAAGCGGTTCAGAGACTTCATATACAGGGCTTTCACTGAAGATGTGTAG
- the LOC127294751 gene encoding uncharacterized protein produces the protein MAFPLTVIVPNYVPDERSFQDHTRRDSTRRGFFDRVRPERDAAAQDVRAGGCFSCFDPASSEAIAGLRVPVAGETREECCAVCLEDFEEEGGDVHLRTMPCSHSFHEGCIFRWLRVSRVCPCCRFPLPSADEECLQD, from the coding sequence ATGGCGTTCCCCCTGACCGTGATAGTGCCCAACTACGTGCCCGACGAGCGGAGCTTCCAAGACCACACCCGCCGGGACAGCACTAGACGTGGGTTCTTCGACAGGGTGCGGCCGGAGCGGGACGCTGCCGCCCAGGACGTGAGGGCTGGCGGCTGCTTCTCTTGCTTTGACCCGGCGTCGAGCGAGGCCATAGCTGGCCTGCGCGTGCCGGTGGCCGGCGAGACGAGGGAGGAGTGCTGCGCAGTGTGCCTTGAGGACTTCGAGGAGGAAGGCGGCGACGTCCACCTCAGGACAATGCCCTGCTCGCACTCCTTCCACGAGGGCTGCATCTTCCGGTGGCTCCGGGTCAGCCGGGTATGTCCCTGCTGCCGCTTCCCGCTGCCCTCCGCCGACGAGGAGTGCCTCCAGGACTAG